A region of Paenibacillus thiaminolyticus DNA encodes the following proteins:
- a CDS encoding glycine betaine ABC transporter substrate-binding protein, translating to MTGRTRPAGIAIALLALTILLSSCGLDNRLVIGAQTYSEAKILAEMYKALIEDRTDLKAKVLPDLAASGIIINSMKKNELQIATLYTGEIFNNHFPVVETKQRDEVLKQAQEGFDQYFDFTWFDPLGFENTYAFTVRSDLAEERGYEKISDVQKDAGSLRLGVDTTWLERGLDGYKGFQDEYGFRFGKEFPMEQSLVYEAVANTQVDIVLAYSTDSRLKAYQLKTLQDDKQFFPPYDASTVVRNDVLAEHPELKEVLGLLVGTLDEKTMIDLNYEVDVEKKSEREVAVNYLKRVGLIQ from the coding sequence ATGACTGGACGAACACGGCCGGCGGGCATCGCGATCGCCCTGCTGGCGTTGACGATATTGTTGTCTTCCTGCGGGCTGGACAATCGGCTTGTCATCGGGGCGCAGACCTATTCCGAGGCGAAAATATTGGCCGAAATGTACAAGGCGCTCATTGAAGACCGTACTGACTTGAAGGCCAAGGTGCTGCCAGACCTGGCAGCGAGCGGCATCATCATTAACTCGATGAAGAAGAACGAGCTGCAGATTGCCACGCTCTATACGGGCGAGATTTTCAACAATCATTTCCCGGTCGTCGAGACGAAGCAGCGGGATGAGGTATTGAAGCAAGCCCAAGAGGGCTTCGATCAATATTTTGACTTTACGTGGTTCGATCCGCTCGGCTTCGAGAATACGTATGCATTCACCGTACGCAGCGATCTGGCTGAGGAACGCGGATATGAGAAAATATCCGATGTGCAGAAGGATGCCGGCAGTCTGCGGCTGGGCGTCGATACGACCTGGCTCGAGCGGGGGCTGGACGGATACAAGGGCTTCCAGGATGAGTACGGCTTCCGGTTCGGGAAGGAATTCCCGATGGAGCAAAGCCTCGTCTATGAAGCGGTGGCGAACACACAGGTCGATATTGTGCTTGCTTATTCCACCGATTCGCGTCTGAAGGCTTATCAATTGAAGACGCTGCAGGATGACAAGCAATTTTTCCCGCCGTATGACGCTTCGACTGTGGTGCGCAATGATGTGCTGGCTGAGCATCCGGAATTGAAGGAGGTTCTCGGCCTGCTTGTGGGGACCTTGGACGAGAAGACGATGATCGATTTGAACTATGAAGTGGATGTCGAGAAGAAAAGTGAACGGGAAGTCGCCGTCAATTATTTAAAACGAGTCGGATTGATTCAGTAA
- a CDS encoding ABC transporter permease: MGGWLTFLQERGSDILTALAEHMVISAASVLIGCLVAIPLGIALIYNTLSWLNSIVFFVANLLQTVPSLALLAIMIPLMGIGMKPAIFALFLYSIMPILRNTYDGFESVDRSVLESARGMGYGTFQRIVRIQLPLALPYIMSGVRVTTVYIISWATLAALIGAGGLGQLIVSGMGVNKPELIVTGAVGAIVLAFVIDGLLGLLEKALTRRFGRTSSLSA, translated from the coding sequence ATGGGTGGATGGTTGACATTTCTGCAAGAGCGGGGAAGCGACATCCTCACAGCACTGGCTGAACATATGGTCATCTCAGCCGCTTCGGTGCTGATCGGGTGCCTCGTTGCGATTCCGCTTGGCATCGCGCTTATCTACAACACCTTGTCCTGGCTGAACAGCATCGTCTTCTTCGTCGCCAATCTGCTGCAGACTGTGCCGAGTCTGGCGCTGCTGGCCATTATGATTCCGCTGATGGGCATCGGCATGAAGCCGGCGATCTTCGCTTTGTTCCTCTATTCGATTATGCCGATTCTGCGTAATACATACGATGGCTTCGAATCTGTGGACCGAAGCGTGCTGGAATCGGCCCGCGGCATGGGCTATGGGACGTTCCAGCGAATTGTGCGCATTCAGCTTCCGCTAGCCTTGCCATATATTATGTCCGGCGTGCGCGTGACGACGGTCTATATTATCAGTTGGGCGACGCTCGCTGCCTTGATTGGGGCCGGGGGCCTGGGACAGCTGATCGTATCGGGCATGGGCGTCAACAAGCCGGAGCTGATCGTTACCGGAGCCGTCGGGGCCATCGTGCTTGCGTTTGTTATCGACGGACTTCTCGGGCTATTGGAAAAAGCACTTACACGCCGTTTTGGACGGACGAGCAGCTTGTCTGCTTAA
- a CDS encoding ABC transporter ATP-binding protein, with the protein MIQFQQVNKVYEGGFQALKDINLEFKKGELTVLIGPSGCGKSTTMKMINRLMTPSSGKILINGQDIAEQNAVELRRNIGYVIQNIGLFPHMTIGKNVAVVPQLKKWDKAKTEQRVDELLRLVHLDPEVYRDRYPSELSGGQQQRIGVIRAFAADPDIILMDEPFSALDPISREQLQDELIRLQQELNKTIIFVTHDMDEAIKIADTIVLMKDGEVVQTGSPENILRHPANDFVRTFIGQKRLEGASGFEIPIVDEVMVPKPVTAYPNRGLAEAIKMMESRKVDSLFIVDREDKLQGIVSIYKVLDQYGEENKRVKDVMRPIGYFVRPGTPLPEAVQIMNDNRLTILAVVDENGKFIGLITRGSVVKHLADVYPSIMESAPNTFREEA; encoded by the coding sequence ATGATCCAATTCCAACAAGTGAATAAGGTGTACGAAGGTGGCTTTCAGGCGTTGAAAGACATCAATCTGGAATTCAAGAAGGGCGAGCTCACCGTCCTGATCGGACCGAGCGGCTGCGGCAAATCGACCACGATGAAAATGATTAACCGTCTGATGACCCCTTCAAGCGGAAAAATCCTCATTAACGGCCAAGATATTGCCGAGCAGAACGCTGTCGAGCTGCGGCGCAATATCGGCTACGTCATTCAAAACATCGGATTATTCCCCCACATGACCATCGGCAAAAACGTTGCCGTCGTCCCGCAATTGAAGAAATGGGATAAAGCCAAGACCGAACAACGGGTGGATGAACTGCTGCGGCTCGTTCACCTCGATCCGGAAGTGTACCGCGATCGCTATCCTTCCGAGCTGAGCGGAGGCCAGCAGCAGCGCATTGGCGTCATCCGGGCATTCGCCGCCGATCCGGATATCATTTTAATGGACGAACCGTTCAGCGCCCTCGATCCGATCAGCAGGGAGCAGCTGCAGGATGAGCTGATCCGGCTGCAGCAGGAGTTGAACAAGACGATTATTTTTGTCACCCATGATATGGATGAGGCGATCAAAATCGCGGATACGATCGTGCTGATGAAGGATGGCGAGGTCGTACAGACCGGATCCCCGGAAAATATTCTTCGGCATCCGGCCAATGATTTCGTCCGCACGTTCATTGGGCAGAAGCGGCTGGAAGGAGCGTCCGGCTTCGAGATTCCGATAGTGGATGAAGTGATGGTGCCGAAGCCGGTCACGGCGTATCCGAACCGGGGGCTGGCGGAAGCGATCAAGATGATGGAGAGCCGCAAGGTGGACTCGCTGTTCATCGTCGACCGTGAGGACAAGCTGCAAGGCATCGTATCCATTTATAAGGTGCTGGACCAATACGGCGAGGAGAATAAGCGGGTGAAGGATGTGATGCGGCCGATCGGCTACTTCGTCCGTCCGGGAACGCCGCTGCCGGAGGCGGTTCAGATTATGAACGACAATCGGCTTACGATTTTGGCGGTCGTCGACGAGAACGGCAAGTTCATCGGCTTGATTACCCGCGGCAGCGTCGTGAAGCATTTGGCGGACGTGTATCCTTCCATCATGGAGAGCGCGCCGAATACGTTCAGAGAGGAGGCGTAA
- a CDS encoding DUF2179 domain-containing protein, with translation MFMILIAIFTIQIIYVSFFTLRMILTLKGQRYLAASISTVEIIIYVLGLNMVLKYLDEPVSLIVYAVGYGIGVLAGSWIEDKIALGYVVFKVIVNNPDSPLPNYLRDHGFGVTSWIGSGRDGNRLMLEVLAKRKNRSMLQQSILEIEPKAFIVTSEPTQLHGGFWTKVTRR, from the coding sequence ATGTTTATGATTCTCATCGCCATTTTCACGATACAAATTATCTATGTCTCTTTTTTCACGCTGCGTATGATATTGACCTTGAAGGGACAGCGGTATTTGGCCGCCTCAATCAGCACGGTTGAGATTATCATCTATGTGCTTGGCCTGAATATGGTGCTCAAATATTTGGACGAACCGGTCAGCCTGATCGTGTACGCGGTCGGGTACGGCATCGGGGTGCTGGCCGGCTCCTGGATCGAGGACAAAATCGCGCTCGGCTATGTTGTCTTCAAGGTCATCGTCAACAATCCGGACAGCCCGCTGCCGAATTATTTACGGGATCACGGCTTCGGCGTTACCTCCTGGATCGGAAGCGGCCGGGACGGGAATCGGCTCATGCTTGAGGTGCTGGCGAAGCGGAAGAACCGCAGTATGCTCCAACAATCGATTTTGGAGATCGAACCGAAAGCATTTATCGTCACCTCCGAGCCGACACAGCTTCACGGAGGATTTTGGACCAAGGTCACGCGCCGTTAG
- a CDS encoding alpha/beta fold hydrolase: protein MKDRFDTEWLVREGAPDLHLTVAGVEDAKATVVLVHGIGWHAGFYTRLMSRLRREGLRVVAVDLRGHGKSLGERGLHMYEELLEDTLDVVDAAIRKYGQEVYLFGTSFGASVAYYAAVREPRLKGLILHNAWDIRNLPASIDKPRIDSLLSKYGHEPERMISLPVMMGLRMTWHLFDNKLRLLAMFKDKLWHRKWSVRSWASFLGYVPDERHINDFSLHTLVITGDKDGMLPLDYTKEVFCSLATTEKDLAVVANAGHMLLIEHVEWTVPIIAGWMDRRLARR, encoded by the coding sequence ATGAAGGATAGATTCGACACCGAATGGCTTGTGCGCGAGGGAGCGCCAGACCTTCATCTGACCGTAGCCGGCGTTGAAGATGCCAAGGCGACGGTTGTCCTTGTCCATGGCATCGGCTGGCATGCGGGCTTTTATACCCGCCTGATGAGCCGGTTGAGGAGGGAAGGACTGCGAGTTGTCGCTGTCGACCTTCGCGGGCATGGCAAGAGCTTGGGGGAGCGAGGGCTTCACATGTATGAGGAGCTTCTAGAAGACACGCTTGATGTCGTGGACGCCGCGATACGCAAGTATGGGCAGGAGGTCTATTTGTTCGGCACGAGCTTCGGGGCGTCGGTTGCTTATTACGCGGCGGTCCGCGAGCCGAGACTAAAGGGCCTTATTTTACATAATGCATGGGATATTAGGAATCTGCCCGCATCGATAGACAAGCCGCGCATTGACTCCCTACTAAGCAAATACGGGCATGAGCCCGAGAGAATGATTTCTTTGCCCGTCATGATGGGGCTGAGGATGACATGGCATTTGTTCGACAACAAGCTCCGGCTGCTGGCCATGTTCAAGGATAAGCTTTGGCACCGCAAGTGGTCGGTCCGCTCATGGGCATCTTTTCTCGGGTATGTGCCTGATGAACGGCATATCAACGACTTCAGCCTGCATACGCTAGTGATTACGGGGGACAAGGATGGCATGCTGCCGCTTGACTATACGAAGGAAGTCTTTTGCAGTCTGGCCACGACGGAGAAGGATTTGGCAGTCGTCGCCAATGCAGGGCACATGCTTTTGATCGAGCATGTCGAATGGACTGTGCCGATCATTGCCGGATGGATGGACCGCAGGCTGGCAAGAAGGTAG
- a CDS encoding cobyric acid synthase, with protein sequence MSEKSGAGQGAERAKETEERPQGRTIMLQGTASDVGKSVVTTALCRIFKQDGFRVAPFKSQNMALNSYVTPDGKEIGRAQGVQAEACGIAATTDMNPVLLKPTKDMHSQVVVHGKPYKNLSARDYRSGFLPEAKRTVVDAVNRLRAAYDIVVMEGAGSPAEINLKQNDIVNMNMAAWAEAPVLLVADIDRGGVFASIVGTLELLEPHERERVQGFIINKFRGDVTLLQPGLDWLEERTGIPVIGVLPYADDLDIEAEDSVALEQWKGKVLPENDLDIAVVGLPRISNFTDIDPLAAERDVRIRYIRKPEELGAPDAIIIPGTKSTMADLHWMQENGLADALVSYAKEGVVTGICGGYQMLGECLRDPYGAEAEAGAVIDGLGLLPMETVFAADKRTERVQGTVIASGLRGTALEACPMEGYEIHMGRSLPTGTDMLAEPLLELRAAVEADTACIGHDGLLHPNGRIMGTYLHGLFHNDAFRRGWLNRLREAKGLAPLPVELNFAGQREAAFDRLADRARSNLDMERIYRILRITDPQ encoded by the coding sequence ATGAGCGAGAAATCCGGCGCCGGGCAAGGCGCGGAACGGGCGAAGGAGACGGAAGAACGGCCGCAGGGGCGGACGATCATGCTGCAAGGAACCGCCTCCGACGTCGGCAAGAGCGTCGTGACGACGGCGCTATGCCGCATATTCAAGCAGGACGGGTTCCGGGTAGCCCCGTTCAAGTCGCAAAATATGGCGCTCAATTCGTATGTGACGCCGGACGGCAAGGAAATTGGGCGCGCGCAGGGCGTGCAGGCAGAAGCTTGCGGCATCGCGGCGACGACCGATATGAACCCGGTGCTGCTCAAGCCGACGAAGGACATGCATTCGCAGGTCGTCGTCCATGGCAAGCCTTATAAGAACCTGAGCGCCCGCGATTACCGTTCCGGCTTCCTGCCCGAAGCGAAGCGGACCGTGGTGGACGCGGTGAACCGGCTGCGTGCCGCCTACGATATTGTCGTCATGGAGGGGGCAGGCAGCCCGGCCGAAATCAATCTGAAGCAAAATGATATCGTCAATATGAACATGGCTGCCTGGGCGGAGGCTCCTGTCCTTCTCGTCGCGGACATCGATCGCGGCGGCGTGTTCGCTTCGATCGTCGGCACCTTGGAGCTGCTGGAGCCGCATGAACGTGAGCGCGTTCAAGGATTCATCATCAACAAATTCCGTGGCGACGTCACGCTGCTGCAGCCCGGGCTCGACTGGCTCGAAGAGCGCACAGGTATTCCGGTGATCGGCGTGCTGCCTTATGCCGACGATCTGGACATTGAAGCGGAGGATTCAGTCGCGCTGGAGCAGTGGAAGGGGAAGGTGCTCCCGGAGAACGACCTGGATATTGCGGTCGTGGGCTTGCCCCGCATCTCCAACTTCACCGACATCGATCCGCTGGCCGCCGAGCGCGATGTGCGCATTCGCTATATTCGCAAGCCCGAAGAGCTCGGCGCTCCGGATGCCATCATTATTCCGGGGACCAAGAGCACGATGGCCGATTTGCATTGGATGCAAGAGAACGGGCTGGCCGACGCGTTGGTGTCTTATGCGAAGGAAGGGGTCGTGACGGGCATTTGCGGAGGCTATCAAATGTTAGGCGAGTGTCTGCGCGATCCGTACGGAGCGGAGGCCGAAGCGGGCGCGGTCATCGACGGCCTGGGGCTGCTGCCGATGGAGACGGTGTTCGCTGCCGATAAGCGGACGGAGCGCGTCCAGGGAACGGTCATCGCTTCCGGACTGCGCGGGACGGCGCTTGAGGCTTGCCCTATGGAAGGCTATGAGATTCATATGGGCCGTTCGCTGCCGACAGGGACGGATATGTTGGCTGAACCGCTGCTGGAACTGCGGGCTGCGGTCGAGGCAGATACGGCATGCATCGGGCATGACGGTTTGCTGCATCCGAATGGGCGCATCATGGGCACCTATTTGCATGGCTTGTTCCATAATGACGCCTTCCGCAGGGGCTGGTTGAACAGGCTACGCGAGGCGAAGGGGCTTGCGCCTCTGCCCGTCGAATTGAACTTTGCCGGCCAGCGGGAGGCTGCCTTCGACCGCCTGGCGGATCGGGCTCGCAGCAACTTGGATATGGAGCGGATCTATCGTATATTGCGGATTACGGATCCACAGTAG
- the cobS gene encoding adenosylcobinamide-GDP ribazoletransferase produces MKRTWQGLVAAMQFLTRIPVPFSVPFTNEVLKRSTYFFPLAGFCIGGLVWAAGWGLQHLLPVFPAAALTLTLAVALQGGLHMDGWMDTADGVLSSRSRERMLEIMKDSRSGAMGVIACVLLLLLKWTLLVSLMELGLWNGWVIVPFIWSRVTMVLALASKPQARPEEGLGGYFLGVKAGHVTIAYLLGFALAALAVAASGTADAGSSLGVLTGLGLSSSDAAIMMSVAAPLLCTAGACLPMQYLSRKLGGLTGDTYGAINEWTETVGLLLLLLAATGKG; encoded by the coding sequence ATGAAGCGGACATGGCAAGGACTCGTCGCTGCGATGCAATTTCTGACCCGAATTCCCGTTCCGTTCTCGGTGCCGTTCACGAACGAGGTGCTGAAGCGAAGCACCTACTTCTTCCCGCTGGCGGGCTTCTGCATCGGCGGGCTGGTCTGGGCGGCAGGCTGGGGACTCCAGCATCTGCTTCCCGTCTTCCCGGCGGCTGCGCTGACGCTTACCCTGGCCGTTGCGCTTCAGGGCGGGTTGCATATGGATGGCTGGATGGATACGGCCGACGGCGTGCTCAGCTCGCGTTCCCGCGAACGGATGCTGGAGATTATGAAGGATAGCCGCAGCGGCGCGATGGGCGTCATCGCATGCGTTCTGCTGCTGCTGCTCAAATGGACGCTCCTCGTCTCTCTGATGGAGCTGGGCTTGTGGAACGGCTGGGTTATCGTTCCGTTCATCTGGTCGCGTGTCACGATGGTATTGGCACTGGCGAGCAAGCCTCAGGCGCGACCGGAAGAGGGACTCGGCGGGTATTTCCTTGGCGTGAAGGCCGGGCATGTCACGATCGCCTATCTGCTAGGCTTCGCGCTTGCCGCACTGGCCGTCGCAGCATCGGGAACGGCAGATGCCGGATCGAGCCTGGGCGTGCTCACGGGACTGGGACTCTCGTCTTCGGATGCCGCCATCATGATGAGCGTCGCCGCGCCGCTGCTGTGCACGGCGGGGGCCTGCCTGCCGATGCAATACTTGTCGCGCAAGCTGGGCGGGCTGACCGGAGATACGTACGGCGCGATTAACGAATGGACGGAGACCGTCGGCTTGCTGCTGCTTCTCCTGGCGGCAACCGGGAAAGGGTGA
- the cobU gene encoding bifunctional adenosylcobinamide kinase/adenosylcobinamide-phosphate guanylyltransferase yields MTGTADEGNKLVLVTGGARSGKSGFAERLFMKRILDGGIYVATAEAHDDEMRERIRRHQSDREQSGYGWKTVNEPFQLPEWLAITSADAEAAYEGPAVLIDCLTLWLSNELLQAERQWGESLEAERYLEARIERLAEEAGRFRGTLVMVTNEVGDSIVPVYKLGRMFRDAAGRLNQRIAGKADEVYLVTAGIPIELKSREVQL; encoded by the coding sequence ATGACGGGTACGGCCGACGAAGGAAATAAGCTTGTCCTCGTAACGGGCGGCGCGCGGAGCGGCAAGAGCGGATTCGCGGAGCGGCTGTTCATGAAGCGCATCCTGGATGGAGGCATCTACGTCGCGACCGCGGAAGCCCATGATGACGAGATGCGCGAACGGATTCGCCGCCACCAGTCGGACCGGGAGCAATCGGGCTACGGCTGGAAGACGGTGAACGAGCCGTTCCAGCTGCCGGAATGGCTCGCCATCACCAGCGCGGATGCAGAGGCCGCCTATGAGGGGCCGGCCGTACTCATCGACTGCCTGACGCTCTGGCTGTCGAACGAGCTGCTTCAGGCGGAGCGGCAATGGGGAGAGAGCCTGGAAGCCGAGCGCTATCTGGAGGCGCGCATCGAAAGGCTTGCGGAGGAAGCTGGCCGCTTCCGCGGCACGCTGGTGATGGTTACGAACGAAGTCGGGGACAGCATTGTTCCTGTCTACAAGCTCGGCCGGATGTTCCGTGATGCGGCCGGCCGCTTGAACCAGCGCATCGCCGGCAAGGCGGATGAAGTGTATCTGGTGACGGCAGGCATTCCGATCGAGCTGAAGAGCCGGGAGGTGCAGCTATGA
- the cobT gene encoding nicotinate-nucleotide--dimethylbenzimidazole phosphoribosyltransferase yields MNERLSEVIGRISGVDKTAMEAAAAHQNQLTKPPGSLGLLEEIAVQLAGITGTVTPEFKQKAIVVMAGDHGVCAEGISAFPAEVTPQMVMNFLAGGAAVNVLARQAGAEVICVDVGVNADLSHPQLQSRKVRRGTGNMAQGPAMTRDEAVAAILAGVDTVDECVQAGNRMFSTGEMGIGNTTPSAAILCALTGLAPEETVGRGTGIGDEQWAHKCNVVRQALEVNQPDRNDALDVLAKVGGLEIAGLTGVILGAAAHRLPVVVDGFISSAAALAAVRLAPAAQPYLIASHLSEERGHAALLAELGLKPGLHLNMRLGEGTGGALMFPIIDAALRIMQEMATFAQAGVSNKDTDDSEGQE; encoded by the coding sequence ATGAATGAACGGCTTAGCGAAGTAATTGGGCGGATCTCTGGTGTGGACAAGACGGCGATGGAGGCAGCCGCTGCGCATCAAAATCAGCTGACGAAGCCTCCGGGGAGCCTCGGGCTGCTGGAGGAGATAGCGGTTCAACTGGCCGGCATTACGGGGACAGTCACCCCTGAATTTAAGCAAAAGGCGATTGTTGTGATGGCGGGCGATCATGGCGTATGCGCGGAAGGGATCAGCGCCTTCCCGGCCGAAGTGACCCCGCAGATGGTAATGAACTTCCTTGCCGGCGGCGCAGCCGTCAATGTGCTGGCGCGTCAGGCCGGAGCCGAGGTCATTTGCGTCGATGTCGGCGTTAACGCCGATTTGAGCCATCCGCAGCTGCAATCGCGCAAGGTGCGCCGCGGAACCGGCAACATGGCCCAAGGCCCGGCGATGACCCGGGACGAGGCGGTGGCGGCGATACTGGCCGGCGTCGACACGGTGGACGAATGCGTTCAGGCTGGCAATCGCATGTTCTCTACTGGGGAAATGGGCATCGGCAATACGACGCCGAGCGCCGCTATTCTGTGCGCCTTGACCGGACTGGCGCCGGAAGAGACGGTCGGCCGGGGAACCGGCATCGGCGATGAGCAGTGGGCGCATAAATGCAACGTTGTGCGCCAGGCGCTCGAAGTGAACCAGCCTGATCGCAACGATGCGCTGGATGTGCTCGCGAAGGTCGGCGGGCTGGAGATCGCCGGATTGACCGGCGTCATTCTCGGCGCGGCGGCCCATCGGCTCCCGGTCGTCGTCGACGGCTTCATCTCCAGTGCGGCGGCGCTGGCAGCGGTGCGGCTCGCCCCGGCGGCGCAGCCTTATCTAATCGCTTCGCATCTGTCCGAAGAGCGCGGTCATGCCGCCTTGCTGGCCGAGCTTGGCCTGAAGCCGGGCCTGCACTTGAATATGCGCCTCGGCGAAGGAACGGGCGGCGCTCTGATGTTCCCGATTATCGACGCTGCGCTGCGCATTATGCAAGAGATGGCGACCTTCGCCCAAGCGGGCGTATCCAACAAAGACACCGACGATAGCGAGGGACAAGAATGA
- a CDS encoding ABC transporter ATP-binding protein: MKTGAAHRELTAKPGASSGQIRPGEPILQAEHISKSYGSRTVLNDVSLTVRAGEWVGIIGPNGSGKSTLLSLLSGADSPAGGRIELKGRTLRSYTRKSLSQTMAVLLQESLPPIGYTVREVVEMGRFPYQSWFGSEAEDSGPYIDSIMERLQLMELEERPIDRLSGGQRQRVALAKLMAQSPSIVLLDEPTTYLDIRYQVQFMDVVRDWQQDCGLTVVSVLHDLNLAALYCDRLVVVHEGRIAADGAPEEMMSPDVIARYFDTRAAIVPHPGNGRPQLLMCPAHTDAEQKAGTEAQKEEEARTVDDEAARA, translated from the coding sequence ATGAAGACGGGAGCCGCGCATCGGGAACTTACAGCGAAGCCGGGGGCCTCATCCGGGCAGATCCGCCCGGGAGAGCCGATTCTTCAGGCCGAGCATATCAGCAAAAGCTACGGCAGCCGAACGGTGCTGAACGATGTCTCCTTGACCGTCCGCGCCGGGGAATGGGTCGGCATCATCGGGCCGAACGGCAGCGGCAAGTCGACGCTGCTGTCGCTGCTGTCCGGCGCCGATTCTCCTGCTGGCGGGCGCATCGAGCTGAAGGGGCGCACCCTGCGCTCCTACACGCGCAAATCGCTGTCGCAAACGATGGCGGTCCTGCTCCAGGAGTCGCTTCCGCCGATTGGATACACGGTCCGCGAGGTTGTTGAGATGGGCCGCTTCCCGTATCAATCCTGGTTCGGCTCGGAGGCGGAGGACAGCGGACCCTATATCGATTCGATTATGGAGCGGCTGCAGCTGATGGAACTGGAGGAGCGGCCGATCGACCGGCTCAGCGGCGGTCAGCGCCAGCGTGTCGCCCTGGCGAAGCTGATGGCGCAGTCGCCGTCTATCGTGCTGCTGGATGAGCCGACGACCTATCTGGACATCCGGTATCAGGTGCAGTTCATGGATGTCGTCCGCGACTGGCAGCAGGACTGCGGCTTGACGGTCGTCTCCGTGCTTCACGATCTGAATCTTGCAGCGTTGTATTGCGACCGGCTCGTCGTCGTGCATGAGGGGCGCATCGCAGCCGATGGCGCTCCGGAAGAGATGATGTCTCCGGATGTCATCGCACGCTACTTCGATACCCGCGCCGCCATCGTGCCGCATCCGGGGAACGGCCGTCCGCAGCTGCTAATGTGTCCGGCCCATACGGACGCAGAACAGAAGGCGGGAACAGAGGCACAGAAGGAAGAGGAAGCCAGAACAGTGGACGATGAAGCAGCCAGAGCATGA
- a CDS encoding FecCD family ABC transporter permease, with product MKKGFGFGVAMLALLLLSIVGCLSVGSVKMPMGEIAKILLHHVPGLESLIPVTWDDASATIMLKVRFPRVVLAMLVGASLGLAGTGFQGVLRNPLADPYTLGVSSGASVGAAFLIYFGLQYALLGQWTVPIVAFVTGTLTLLAVMRLAREDGKIPIETLILAGVVTQAFLGSIVSFLVAMSKQTINEILYWVMGSLALRGWSFSAVLAPYMAIGLIALIAYARPLNLLALGERQASHLGLNVERTKWVVLLVSTFITAAAVSVSGVIGFVGLVVPHMIRLLVGPDYRLIVPFSAVGGAIYVMWADTIARTALAPTEIPLGVVTAFIGAPFFAYLLIRNKRSKRRRWS from the coding sequence ATGAAAAAAGGGTTTGGCTTTGGAGTAGCGATGTTGGCGCTGCTCCTTTTATCTATTGTAGGCTGTCTGTCCGTCGGATCGGTGAAGATGCCAATGGGTGAGATTGCGAAAATATTGCTGCATCATGTTCCCGGACTGGAATCGCTCATTCCCGTCACCTGGGACGATGCTTCGGCGACCATTATGCTGAAGGTCCGCTTCCCGCGCGTCGTGCTCGCGATGCTCGTCGGCGCGTCGCTGGGGCTGGCGGGGACGGGCTTCCAGGGCGTGCTGCGCAATCCGCTGGCAGATCCGTACACGCTGGGCGTGTCTTCCGGGGCCTCCGTCGGCGCCGCGTTCCTGATCTACTTCGGCCTGCAGTATGCGCTGCTCGGCCAGTGGACGGTTCCGATCGTCGCCTTCGTGACCGGCACGCTGACGCTATTGGCCGTCATGCGCCTGGCGAGAGAAGACGGCAAGATCCCGATCGAGACGCTGATTCTGGCCGGGGTCGTTACGCAGGCGTTCCTAGGCTCGATCGTCTCCTTCCTCGTCGCGATGTCGAAGCAGACGATCAACGAGATTCTGTACTGGGTCATGGGAAGCCTGGCGCTGCGGGGCTGGTCTTTTTCTGCCGTGCTGGCGCCGTATATGGCGATCGGGCTCATCGCCCTGATCGCCTATGCCCGTCCGCTCAACCTGCTTGCCCTTGGGGAGCGGCAGGCGTCTCATCTCGGACTCAATGTCGAGCGCACGAAGTGGGTCGTTCTGCTCGTGTCGACGTTTATTACGGCGGCAGCCGTTTCCGTATCAGGGGTTATCGGCTTCGTCGGGCTCGTCGTCCCGCACATGATTCGGCTGCTGGTCGGCCCGGACTATCGCTTGATCGTGCCGTTCTCGGCTGTAGGCGGAGCGATCTATGTCATGTGGGCGGATACGATCGCGCGGACGGCGCTGGCGCCAACGGAAATACCGCTTGGCGTGGTGACCGCCTTCATCGGCGCTCCGTTCTTCGCGTATCTGCTAATCCGAAATAAACGGTCGAAACGGAGGAGATGGTCATGA